Proteins encoded in a region of the Thermodesulfobacteriota bacterium genome:
- a CDS encoding branched-chain amino acid ABC transporter permease has product MTVFLQNVVNSLQWGSFYALIALGYSMVYSILMLFNFAHGDIFMVGAYIGFGVSFGLLALVTSGMFALPNWLILVLTILISMFLTSFVGMLVERVGYRPLRNAPRASAAITGLMIGIILETGNLILLGARRVSFPSLIETATYDLGGVMLTNKKIMIVAVSLLLTLALHQFIKRTKYGMAMRAMAYDFVAVPLMGVPVNRVIALTFGIGSALAAAAGILFGVAYPVLDPNMGITFGWKAFVAAILGGRGSILGATLAGFLLGFTEIFVAMLFPSTLRDLIAYTIILLILTFRPHGFFGEPYSAQLRL; this is encoded by the coding sequence ATGACGGTCTTTTTGCAGAACGTGGTCAACTCCCTCCAGTGGGGGAGCTTCTACGCCCTGATCGCGCTCGGATATTCCATGGTCTACAGCATCCTCATGCTTTTCAACTTCGCGCATGGGGACATCTTCATGGTCGGGGCGTACATCGGCTTCGGGGTCTCCTTCGGGCTGCTCGCGCTCGTCACTTCGGGGATGTTCGCGCTGCCGAACTGGCTGATCCTGGTGTTGACCATCCTCATCTCGATGTTTCTCACCTCGTTCGTCGGCATGCTCGTCGAGCGCGTGGGGTACCGTCCCCTGCGGAACGCCCCGCGCGCCTCGGCGGCCATCACGGGCCTCATGATCGGCATCATCCTCGAAACCGGGAACCTGATCCTGCTCGGGGCCCGCAGGGTCAGCTTTCCGTCGCTGATCGAGACGGCGACGTACGACCTCGGCGGCGTAATGCTCACCAACAAGAAGATCATGATCGTCGCGGTCTCCCTGCTGCTGACGCTGGCGCTGCACCAGTTCATCAAGAGGACGAAGTACGGAATGGCCATGCGGGCGATGGCCTACGACTTCGTGGCGGTCCCGCTGATGGGGGTGCCGGTCAACCGGGTGATCGCCCTGACCTTCGGCATCGGCTCCGCGCTCGCGGCGGCGGCCGGTATCCTCTTCGGCGTCGCGTATCCCGTGCTCGACCCGAACATGGGGATCACCTTCGGCTGGAAGGCCTTCGTGGCCGCGATCCTGGGCGGAAGGGGATCCATCTTAGGGGCCACGCTGGCGGGCTTCCTGCTCGGATTCACGGAGATCTTCGTCGCGATGCTATTTCCTTCGACGCTCCGGGACCTCATCGCCTACACCATCATCCTGCTGATCCTGACGTTCCGGCCGCACGGCTTCTTCGGAGAGCCGTACAGCGCGCAGCTAAGGCTGTAA
- a CDS encoding ABC transporter substrate-binding protein → MKKGWTFLVCVLAIAFALSPAWAKEPTIRIGINAPLTGDIPKVGEGTKFAAQLWLEDVKAAGGIAIGKKKYPVELVIEDNESKAESAVKVTTKMITEDDILIMIGPQASKQAVPAGGIANNYKTPMITPWSTNPDATKDRPYVFRACFLDPFQGPVVANFITKEFKFKKAAVLYDVASDYPKGLAEFFRKAWEDINGKGSVVAYESFTTKDTDFSSQLTKINNSGAQVLFVPQYYNEVALIVQQAHQLGWKKPIVGSDSWGSAETTKLCGKDCNGAFFSTHYAAAGATGETKKFIDRYKAKYGYVPDDVAALTWDAMKLAQQAIQATGGLSGDLKKDRDAVRNQLSQVKKFKGITGEMTFAGKNDPSKCAVIVKISDAGEFTFYKSVCP, encoded by the coding sequence ATGAAGAAAGGATGGACGTTCCTCGTTTGCGTCTTGGCGATCGCCTTTGCGCTTTCGCCCGCCTGGGCGAAGGAGCCGACGATCCGCATCGGAATCAACGCCCCGCTCACCGGCGACATCCCCAAGGTCGGGGAGGGAACCAAGTTCGCCGCCCAGCTCTGGCTCGAAGACGTCAAGGCCGCCGGCGGCATCGCGATCGGCAAGAAGAAGTACCCGGTGGAGCTGGTCATCGAGGACAACGAGTCCAAGGCGGAATCGGCGGTGAAAGTGACCACCAAGATGATCACCGAGGACGATATCCTCATCATGATCGGGCCCCAGGCCTCCAAGCAGGCGGTGCCCGCTGGAGGGATCGCGAACAACTACAAGACTCCGATGATCACACCCTGGTCGACGAATCCCGACGCCACCAAGGACAGGCCGTACGTGTTCCGCGCCTGCTTCCTGGATCCGTTCCAGGGGCCGGTGGTGGCGAACTTCATCACCAAGGAGTTCAAGTTCAAGAAGGCCGCCGTCCTATACGACGTGGCCAGCGACTACCCTAAGGGACTGGCGGAGTTCTTCAGGAAGGCGTGGGAGGACATCAACGGGAAAGGGTCCGTGGTGGCGTATGAAAGCTTCACCACCAAGGACACCGACTTCAGCTCCCAGCTTACCAAGATCAACAACTCCGGCGCCCAGGTCCTGTTCGTTCCGCAGTACTACAACGAGGTCGCCCTCATCGTCCAGCAGGCCCACCAGCTCGGCTGGAAGAAGCCCATCGTCGGCAGCGACTCCTGGGGCTCCGCCGAGACGACGAAGCTCTGCGGCAAGGACTGCAACGGCGCCTTCTTCAGCACCCACTACGCCGCGGCCGGCGCGACCGGCGAGACGAAGAAGTTCATCGACCGCTATAAGGCGAAGTACGGCTACGTGCCCGACGACGTCGCCGCCCTCACCTGGGACGCCATGAAGCTGGCGCAGCAGGCGATCCAGGCGACCGGCGGGCTCTCGGGCGACCTGAAGAAGGACCGGGACGCGGTGCGCAACCAGCTCTCCCAGGTGAAGAAGTTCAAGGGGATCACGGGCGAGATGACGTTCGCCGGCAAGAACGACCCGTCGAAGTGCGCGGTCATCGTCAAGATCAGCGACGCCGGCGAGTTCACGTTCTACAAGTCGGTCTGCCCGTAA